A window from Primulina huaijiensis isolate GDHJ02 chromosome 13, ASM1229523v2, whole genome shotgun sequence encodes these proteins:
- the LOC140991344 gene encoding protein transport protein SEC24 C-like isoform X2 yields the protein MATPGGPRQGNFPPNYNSNALANNMENLQINQSNQQQSENFGGSAYRPPNATPFGQQPPRFSGSRPGPPPPGVFSGGQAPPTGPAQTTFSPSLVSARSTGPPAVTQPAFFASRPPPPGASSSSIGGPATSAPSGFGPRPGPFPSSSSSPLTSRPAFPPHMVTSGPASNGSPSFTPVLSQDGPRLPPDISSMPRPLVGPPQPPTKLSSGPSSQTLQMRPSFGARPSGASSAIGQPAPPFSAPPQSMIPPPGSLPFSAPQGMLQSSGSPYGMQTWPPQPQQVAPPPLVSGHMQQPQMFGMPPGPPPLPNQSMALNQTAQSKINPNQIPRLPSSSAVILHETRQGNQANPPPPATSDYIVKDTGNCSPRYMRCTINQIPCTVDLLSTSAMQLALLVQPLALPHPSEEAIQVVDFGENGPVRCSRCKGYINPFMKFIDQGKRFICNFCGFTDETPRDYHCNLGPDGRRRDADERPELCRGTVDFVASKEYMVRDPMPAVFFFLIDVSMNAIQTGATAAACSAINQVIADLPEGPRTMVGIATFDSTIHFYNLKRALQQPLMLIVPDVQDVYTPLHSDVVVPLSECRQNLEILLESLPTMFQNNRTADSAFGAAIKAAFLAMKSTGGKLLVFQSVLPSIGIGSLSTREAEGRTNVSAGEKAHKLLQPADKSLKTMAIEFAEYQVSVDLFITTQTYVDITSLSVVPRTTGGQVYYYYPFSALSDPAKLCNDLRWNVTRPQGFEAVMRVRCSQGIQVQEYSGNFCKRIPTDVDLPAIDCDKAIMVTLKHDDKLQEGSECAFQCALLYTSIYGQRRIRVSTLSLPCTSILSNMFRSADMDAQFSCILKQAANEIPSAPLTQVRDQATNVCVNILYSYRKFCSTVSSAGQLILPEALKLLPLYILALLKSSGLRSDGRIDDKSFWINYVSPLPTPLVIPLVYPRMIAIHDLNEKESDDSIIPTPIPLSSENVTVEGVYLLENGEECLIYAGDSVQPNVLQKLFGISAVAEISNQFVMQQQDNPLSKKVNAIINEIRGQRCSYLRLRLCRKGDPSGVAFFSYMVEDKIGSMPSYVEYLIHIHRQIQNKMP from the exons ATGGCAACTCCTGGGGGACCTAGGCAGGGGAATTTCCCCCCAAATTATAACTCTAATGCACTCGCAAATAACATGGAGAATTTACAAATAAATCAATCCAATCAACAGCAATCGGAGAATTTTGGTGGTAGTGCATATAGACCTCCAAATGCTACACCATTTGGCCAACAACCCCCAAGATTTAGTGGAAGCAGGCCAGGCCCTCCCCCGCCTGGCGTGTTTTCAGGTGGCCAGGCTCCTCCCACTGGTCCTGCTCAAACTACATTCTCTCCATCTTTGGTTTCTGCTAGATCTACTGGACCACCAGCTGTAACACAGCCTGCTTTCTTTGCATCAAGACCTCCCCCACCTGGGGCATCATCATCTTCTATTGGTGGACCAGCTACTTCTGCACCTTCTGGGTTTGGCCCTCGCCCAGGACCTTTCCCTTCTTCAAGTTCTTCCCCCCTAACTTCACGCCCGGCCTTTCCACCCCACATGGTTACTTCTGGCCCAGCCAGTAATGGATCACCTTCATTTACACCAGTGCTGAGTCAAGATGGACCTCGGCTCCCTCCTGACATCAGTAGTATGCCAAGGCCGTTAGTTGGACCTCCACAGCCACCGACAAAGCTGTCATCTGGGCCATCTTCGCAGACTCTTCAAATGCGTCCCAGCTTTGGCGCACGACCTTCTGGTGCATCATCTGCCATCGGCCAACCAGCACCACCATTTTCAGCTCCACCACAAAGCATGATTCCTCCTCCAGGTTCTTTGCCATTTTCAGCCCCTCAAGGAATGCTTCAATCTTCAGGTTCTCCTTATGGAATGCAGACATGGCCACCACAACCACAGCAG GTGGCTCCACCTCCCCTAGTTTCTGGACATATGCAACAACCGCAGATGTTTGGAATGCCACCAGGCCCACCACCACTCCCAAATCAATCTATGGCCCTGAATCAAACAGCGCAATCAAAAATTAATCCCAATCAAATTCCCCGGCTACCTTCAAGTTCTGCTGTAATTCTGCATGAGACCCGTCAGGGTAATCAGGCAAACCCTCCTCCG CCTGCAACAAGTGATTATATAGTCAAGGACACTGGGAACTGCAGTCCACGCTACATGAGGTGTACAATAAATCAG ATTCCATGCACTGTGGATCTTTTGTCAACTTCTGCAATGCAGTTGGCTTTATTGGTCCAGCCTTTAGCTCTTCCACATCCATCTGAGGAGGCCATCCAA GTGGTTGATTTTGGGGAAAATGGTCCAGTTCGATGTTCTCGTTGCAAAGGATACATTAATCCTTTTATGAAGTTTATTGATCAAGGCAAACGTTTCATTTGTAACTTCTGTG GTTTTACGGATGAAACTCCGCGTGACTATCACTGCAACTTAGGTCCTGATGGGCGGCGCAGAGATGCAGATGAAAGGCCTGAGCTATGCAGAGGAACTGTTGATTTTGTTGCTTCTAAAGAATACATG GTCCGAGATCCTATGCCTGCAGTATTTTTCTTCCTTATTGATGTTTCCATGAATGCCATACAAACTGGTGCCACTGCGGCAGCGTGCAGTGCTATCAACCAAGTTATAGCTGATCTTCCA GAGGGTCCACGAACAATGGTGGGCATTGCTACGTTTGACTCCACCATCCACTTTTACAACCTGAAACGTGCTTTGCAGCAG CCATTAATGCTTATAGTTCCTGATGTGCAAGATGTCTATACTCCTCTCCACAGCGATGTTGTTGTTCCACTTTCCGAG TGCCGTCAAAATTTAGAGATATTGCTGGAGAGCCTTCCTACTATGTTTCAGAACAATAGAACTGCAGATTCAGCTTTTGGTGCTGCAATAAAG GCTGCCTTCCTGGCGATGAAGAGCACTGGCGGAAAACTTCTTGTTTTCCAATCAG TCTTGCCGTCAATTGGTATTGGATCTCTTTCGACTAGAGAAGCTGAGGGCAGAACTAATGTATCAGCAGGAGAAAAG GCTCACAAATTACTCCAACCAGCAGACAAAAGTTTGAAAACCATGGCCATTGAATTTGCAGAGTACCAG GTCTCTGTTGACTTGTTCATTACTACACAAACATATGTCGATATCACTTCTCTTTCAGTTGTTCCCAGAACTACGGGAGGACAG GTGTACTATTATTATCCTTTCTCAGCTCTTTCTGATCCGGCTAAGCTTTGCAATGATCTTCGATGGAATGTCACAAGGCCACAAGGCTTTGAGGCTGTTATGCGTGTTAGATGCAGCCAG GGTATTCAAGTTCAAGAATATTCTGGTAATTTCTGTAAGCGCATACCAACAGATGTTGATCTACCTGCT ATTGACTGTGACAAAGCAATAATGGTGACACTAAAACACGACGACAAATTGCAGGAAGGCTCAGAGTGTGCATTTCAG TGTGCTCTTCTTTACACATCGATATATGGCCAAAGAAGGATCCGAGTTTCAACCTTGTCTTTGCCTTGCACCAGTATCCTGAGTAATATGTTCCGTTCTGCTGACATGGATGCTCAATTTTCTTGTATATTGAAGCAAG CGGCTAATGAAATTCCTTCAGCTCCTTTAACACAAGTCAGAGATCAAGCAACAAATGTTTGTGTCAACATTTTATACTCATATCGGAAGTTCTGCTCTACAGTATCTTCTGCTGGACAGCTTATCTTACCTGAAGCACTTAAACTGTTGCCTCTCTATATTCTTG CTTTGCTTAAAAGCAGTGGTTTACGCTCTGATGGAAGAATTGATGATAAGTCATTTTGGATTAATTATGTTTCCCCTTTACCTACTCCTTTGGTGATCCCGTTGGTGTACCCTAGAATGATAGCCATTCATGACCTCAATGAGAAG GAGTCAGATGATTCCATTATTCCTACTCCTATTCCACTTTCTAGTGAAAATGTTACTGTCGAGGGAGTGTATCTTCTTGAGAATGGTGAAGAGTGTTTAATTTATGCCGGTGACTCAGTTCAGCCAAATGTTTTACAAAAATTGTTCGGCATTTCGGCAGTCGCAGAAATTTCCAATCAG TTTGTAATGCAGCAGCAAGACAATCCATTGTCAAAGAAGGTGAATGCCATAATAAATGAAATAAGGGGTCAGCGATGCTCGTATCTGCG CTTGAGATTGTGCAGAAAAGGTGATCCATCAG GAGTGGCGTTCTTCTCTTACATGGTAGAGGACAAGATAGGCAGCATGCCGTCGTATGTTGAGTACCTAATACACATCCATCGACagattcaaaataaaatgcCTTGA
- the LOC140991344 gene encoding protein transport protein SEC24 C-like isoform X1 encodes MATPGGPRQGNFPPNYNSNALANNMENLQINQSNQQQSENFGGSAYRPPNATPFGQQPPRFSGSRPGPPPPGVFSGGQAPPTGPAQTTFSPSLVSARSTGPPAVTQPAFFASRPPPPGASSSSIGGPATSAPSGFGPRPGPFPSSSSSPLTSRPAFPPHMVTSGPASNGSPSFTPVLSQDGPRLPPDISSMPRPLVGPPQPPTKLSSGPSSQTLQMRPSFGARPSGASSAIGQPAPPFSAPPQSMIPPPGSLPFSAPQGMLQSSGSPYGMQTWPPQPQQVAPPPLVSGHMQQPQMFGMPPGPPPLPNQSMALNQTAQSKINPNQIPRLPSSSAVILHETRQGNQANPPPPATSDYIVKDTGNCSPRYMRCTINQIPCTVDLLSTSAMQLALLVQPLALPHPSEEAIQVVDFGENGPVRCSRCKGYINPFMKFIDQGKRFICNFCGFTDETPRDYHCNLGPDGRRRDADERPELCRGTVDFVASKEYMVRDPMPAVFFFLIDVSMNAIQTGATAAACSAINQVIADLPEGPRTMVGIATFDSTIHFYNLKRALQQPLMLIVPDVQDVYTPLHSDVVVPLSECRQNLEILLESLPTMFQNNRTADSAFGAAIKAAFLAMKSTGGKLLVFQSVLPSIGIGSLSTREAEGRTNVSAGEKEAHKLLQPADKSLKTMAIEFAEYQVSVDLFITTQTYVDITSLSVVPRTTGGQVYYYYPFSALSDPAKLCNDLRWNVTRPQGFEAVMRVRCSQGIQVQEYSGNFCKRIPTDVDLPAIDCDKAIMVTLKHDDKLQEGSECAFQCALLYTSIYGQRRIRVSTLSLPCTSILSNMFRSADMDAQFSCILKQAANEIPSAPLTQVRDQATNVCVNILYSYRKFCSTVSSAGQLILPEALKLLPLYILALLKSSGLRSDGRIDDKSFWINYVSPLPTPLVIPLVYPRMIAIHDLNEKESDDSIIPTPIPLSSENVTVEGVYLLENGEECLIYAGDSVQPNVLQKLFGISAVAEISNQFVMQQQDNPLSKKVNAIINEIRGQRCSYLRLRLCRKGDPSGVAFFSYMVEDKIGSMPSYVEYLIHIHRQIQNKMP; translated from the exons ATGGCAACTCCTGGGGGACCTAGGCAGGGGAATTTCCCCCCAAATTATAACTCTAATGCACTCGCAAATAACATGGAGAATTTACAAATAAATCAATCCAATCAACAGCAATCGGAGAATTTTGGTGGTAGTGCATATAGACCTCCAAATGCTACACCATTTGGCCAACAACCCCCAAGATTTAGTGGAAGCAGGCCAGGCCCTCCCCCGCCTGGCGTGTTTTCAGGTGGCCAGGCTCCTCCCACTGGTCCTGCTCAAACTACATTCTCTCCATCTTTGGTTTCTGCTAGATCTACTGGACCACCAGCTGTAACACAGCCTGCTTTCTTTGCATCAAGACCTCCCCCACCTGGGGCATCATCATCTTCTATTGGTGGACCAGCTACTTCTGCACCTTCTGGGTTTGGCCCTCGCCCAGGACCTTTCCCTTCTTCAAGTTCTTCCCCCCTAACTTCACGCCCGGCCTTTCCACCCCACATGGTTACTTCTGGCCCAGCCAGTAATGGATCACCTTCATTTACACCAGTGCTGAGTCAAGATGGACCTCGGCTCCCTCCTGACATCAGTAGTATGCCAAGGCCGTTAGTTGGACCTCCACAGCCACCGACAAAGCTGTCATCTGGGCCATCTTCGCAGACTCTTCAAATGCGTCCCAGCTTTGGCGCACGACCTTCTGGTGCATCATCTGCCATCGGCCAACCAGCACCACCATTTTCAGCTCCACCACAAAGCATGATTCCTCCTCCAGGTTCTTTGCCATTTTCAGCCCCTCAAGGAATGCTTCAATCTTCAGGTTCTCCTTATGGAATGCAGACATGGCCACCACAACCACAGCAG GTGGCTCCACCTCCCCTAGTTTCTGGACATATGCAACAACCGCAGATGTTTGGAATGCCACCAGGCCCACCACCACTCCCAAATCAATCTATGGCCCTGAATCAAACAGCGCAATCAAAAATTAATCCCAATCAAATTCCCCGGCTACCTTCAAGTTCTGCTGTAATTCTGCATGAGACCCGTCAGGGTAATCAGGCAAACCCTCCTCCG CCTGCAACAAGTGATTATATAGTCAAGGACACTGGGAACTGCAGTCCACGCTACATGAGGTGTACAATAAATCAG ATTCCATGCACTGTGGATCTTTTGTCAACTTCTGCAATGCAGTTGGCTTTATTGGTCCAGCCTTTAGCTCTTCCACATCCATCTGAGGAGGCCATCCAA GTGGTTGATTTTGGGGAAAATGGTCCAGTTCGATGTTCTCGTTGCAAAGGATACATTAATCCTTTTATGAAGTTTATTGATCAAGGCAAACGTTTCATTTGTAACTTCTGTG GTTTTACGGATGAAACTCCGCGTGACTATCACTGCAACTTAGGTCCTGATGGGCGGCGCAGAGATGCAGATGAAAGGCCTGAGCTATGCAGAGGAACTGTTGATTTTGTTGCTTCTAAAGAATACATG GTCCGAGATCCTATGCCTGCAGTATTTTTCTTCCTTATTGATGTTTCCATGAATGCCATACAAACTGGTGCCACTGCGGCAGCGTGCAGTGCTATCAACCAAGTTATAGCTGATCTTCCA GAGGGTCCACGAACAATGGTGGGCATTGCTACGTTTGACTCCACCATCCACTTTTACAACCTGAAACGTGCTTTGCAGCAG CCATTAATGCTTATAGTTCCTGATGTGCAAGATGTCTATACTCCTCTCCACAGCGATGTTGTTGTTCCACTTTCCGAG TGCCGTCAAAATTTAGAGATATTGCTGGAGAGCCTTCCTACTATGTTTCAGAACAATAGAACTGCAGATTCAGCTTTTGGTGCTGCAATAAAG GCTGCCTTCCTGGCGATGAAGAGCACTGGCGGAAAACTTCTTGTTTTCCAATCAG TCTTGCCGTCAATTGGTATTGGATCTCTTTCGACTAGAGAAGCTGAGGGCAGAACTAATGTATCAGCAGGAGAAAAG GAGGCTCACAAATTACTCCAACCAGCAGACAAAAGTTTGAAAACCATGGCCATTGAATTTGCAGAGTACCAG GTCTCTGTTGACTTGTTCATTACTACACAAACATATGTCGATATCACTTCTCTTTCAGTTGTTCCCAGAACTACGGGAGGACAG GTGTACTATTATTATCCTTTCTCAGCTCTTTCTGATCCGGCTAAGCTTTGCAATGATCTTCGATGGAATGTCACAAGGCCACAAGGCTTTGAGGCTGTTATGCGTGTTAGATGCAGCCAG GGTATTCAAGTTCAAGAATATTCTGGTAATTTCTGTAAGCGCATACCAACAGATGTTGATCTACCTGCT ATTGACTGTGACAAAGCAATAATGGTGACACTAAAACACGACGACAAATTGCAGGAAGGCTCAGAGTGTGCATTTCAG TGTGCTCTTCTTTACACATCGATATATGGCCAAAGAAGGATCCGAGTTTCAACCTTGTCTTTGCCTTGCACCAGTATCCTGAGTAATATGTTCCGTTCTGCTGACATGGATGCTCAATTTTCTTGTATATTGAAGCAAG CGGCTAATGAAATTCCTTCAGCTCCTTTAACACAAGTCAGAGATCAAGCAACAAATGTTTGTGTCAACATTTTATACTCATATCGGAAGTTCTGCTCTACAGTATCTTCTGCTGGACAGCTTATCTTACCTGAAGCACTTAAACTGTTGCCTCTCTATATTCTTG CTTTGCTTAAAAGCAGTGGTTTACGCTCTGATGGAAGAATTGATGATAAGTCATTTTGGATTAATTATGTTTCCCCTTTACCTACTCCTTTGGTGATCCCGTTGGTGTACCCTAGAATGATAGCCATTCATGACCTCAATGAGAAG GAGTCAGATGATTCCATTATTCCTACTCCTATTCCACTTTCTAGTGAAAATGTTACTGTCGAGGGAGTGTATCTTCTTGAGAATGGTGAAGAGTGTTTAATTTATGCCGGTGACTCAGTTCAGCCAAATGTTTTACAAAAATTGTTCGGCATTTCGGCAGTCGCAGAAATTTCCAATCAG TTTGTAATGCAGCAGCAAGACAATCCATTGTCAAAGAAGGTGAATGCCATAATAAATGAAATAAGGGGTCAGCGATGCTCGTATCTGCG CTTGAGATTGTGCAGAAAAGGTGATCCATCAG GAGTGGCGTTCTTCTCTTACATGGTAGAGGACAAGATAGGCAGCATGCCGTCGTATGTTGAGTACCTAATACACATCCATCGACagattcaaaataaaatgcCTTGA